CCAGCATGACGTTGCCGGCGCCGATGCACACTACGCGCTGCCCAATCGCAAATTCTTGCTGGCTGAAGGGGGGTAGGCGATTGTAGTGATACACCAGGTCTTTGGCATGGTAGACCCCTTGCAGGTCTTCCCCTTCCAGCCCCAGCCACTTGGTGCCCTGTGCCCCCACACATACCAGAATGGCGTCAAAGCCCATTGCCTGAATATCGGCCAGCGCCAAGGCACTGTCCTGCTCGATCTTGACATTGCCAAAGTAGGCAATCGTAGGCAGCGCCAACACCTGTGCAAACTGCTTGCGCAGCGCGGATTTCATTTTGTACTTATCGTGGTAGATGCCGTATTCGGCCAAACCGCCGGCCTTGATATCACGATTGATCAGGGCCACCTGCACGCCTGCGTTGGCAAGCTCACGTGCAGCAAACAAGCCGGCCGGGCCGGCGCCAATAACGGCAACAGTACGTGGAGTAGACATGCGCATCATTGTACGGCAGAGTATGGCCCGGCGCGGGGACAAACGCCTTTATTTCATAGGCAAAATGTCCAAAAGCTGGCTCGCTGTGCTATATTTTGCCCATCCTTTCATACGCTCCGTATTTCTATGCAACTGACTCAACATACCCTGCCTAACGGCCTCAAAGTTTTGCTCAAAGAAATTCATACCGCGCCCCTGGTGAGCCATTGGCTGTGGGTGCGCGTCGGCTCGCGGGATGAACGCCCCGGCCTCAGTGGCGTTTCGCACTGGGTGGAGCACATGCAATTCAAGGGCACGGCCATGTTCCCGGCGGGTGAGCTCGACAAAACCATCTCGCGCGATGGCGGCTTTTGGAACGCCATGACCTATATCGATTGGACGGCGTATTTTGAAACCATGCCGTCTGACAAGATCGATCTGGCGCTGCGGCTGGAAGCGGACCGCTTTGTGAATAGCCAGTTTGACCCCAAAGAAGTCGATTCTGAGCGCACGGTGATCATGTCGGAACGCCAGGGCAATGAAAACAGCCCGATGTTCCTGCTGGATGAGGATGTGCAGCAGGCTGCGTTTGACCTGCATCCCTACAAGCACGAAGTCATCGGCTATATGGCTGACCTAAAAACCATTACACGCGATGATCTTTTTAACCATTACAAGCACTTTTACGTGCCCAGCAATGCGGTTTTGGCAGTGGCCGGCGATTTTGACACCGCCCGCATGCTGGCGCGCATCGAGGAGCTGTACGCCGCCGTGCCCGCTGGCCCCGCGCCGCAGCGCGTGGCGGCCGAAGAGCCTGCCCCGCAGCAGGAGCGCCGCGTGGTGACCCAGGGCCCCGGCGAAACAGTGTTCGTCAAGGCCGCCTACCGCTCGCTGCGCGCCACCGACCCCGATTTCTTCGCGCTCAGTGTGGCCGATAGCTTGTTGGCCGGCCCCAGCAACCTTAACCTGTTCAGTGGTGGCATCTCCAACAAAACCTCGCGCTTGTACCAGCGCCTGGTGGAGAAAGACCTGGCGGTGGGTGTGAGTGGCGGCCTGCAAGCGACGATCGATCCGTACCTCTACGACATCACCATTACTGTGCATCCCACTAGCAGTGCTGAAGCCGCCGTCGCCGCGCTGGATGATGAGATTAAGCGCCTGCAAGACCATGCCCCCAAGCCCGAGGAGTTGCAGCGGGCGGTGAAGCAGGCCAAAGCCCTGTTTGCCTATGGCAGCGAAAGCATCACCAACCAGGCGTTTTGGATGGGCTTCGCGGAGGTGTTTGACACTTACGCCTGGTTCGAGAGTTATCTGGAGCGCCTGGCGGCGGTGACGCCTGCCGATGTACAGCGTGCCGCCCAGCGCTACTTGCGCCCCGAGCGGCGCGTGGTGGGCGTGTACCAGCCGGATGGCAGCCCGGAGGCAGAATGATGCACGCTTCGGCAATCCCAGGAGCTGATGACATTACGCGGGTGGTGCTGGCCAACGGCATCGTGGTGCTGGCGCGTGAGAACCCCAACTCCAAAGCCGTCACCGTACGCGGCTCAGTGCTGGCCGGCGGCTTGCTCGACCCTGATGACAAGCTGGGCCTGGCGGATTTCACCGCCTCGATGCTGATGCGCGGCACGGCCCAACGTGATTTCCAAACCATTTACGATTCGCTCGAATCGATCGGCGCCAGTTTTGGCTTCAACAGTGGCACGCACACCACCGGCTTCGGCGGGCGTTCGCTGGCCGAAGACTTCGGGCTCTTGTTGCAACTGGGGCGTGAAGCCCTGCTCAGCCCCGTTTTCCCTGAGGGGCATGTGGAGAAGGTGCGCGCCCAACTGCTCACCGGGCTTTCGCTGCGCGCCCAGGATACGCGTGACATGGCTTCGCTCATGTTCGATGAGATGGTCTACGCCGGCCACCCGTATGCGCGCGCCGACGAAGGCCACCCGGAGACCGTGGCGGCGATTTCGCAGGCCGACCTGGTGAATTTTCACCGGCAGAACTTTGGGCCGCGTGGCATGCTCATCGTGGTGGTCGGGGGCATCTCGGCCGGCCAGGCGGTGGAGCAGGTGCGCGCCGCCTTTGAGGACTGGCAAAACCCGCAGCAACCGGCGCCGGTGCAGTTGCCCGCCTGGCAACCGCTGGCCGGCCGCAGCTATCGCCGCCTTGAGATCGCTGGCAAGAGCCAGAGCGATCTGATCATCGGCACCGCCGGCCCGCTACGCAAAGACGCCGATTACATGGCTGCCTCGCTGGGCAACAACATCCTCGGCCGCTTTGGCATGATGGGCCGCGTCGGTGACTCGGTGCGCGAGAAGGCCGGCCTGGCCTATTACGCCTACAGTAGCTTGGGCGGCGGCCTGGGGCCGGATCCGTGGCTCGTGGCCGCCGGGGTCAACCCGGCCAATGAGGAACAAGCCACACAACTGATCTTCCAGGAGCTCGAACGCTTCACCAGCGAGCTGGTGAGCGAAGAAGAGCTCAGTGACAGCCAGTCGAATTACATTGGCAGTATGCCGCTCTCGCTGGAGAGTAACAGCGGGGTGGCCGATGCCTTGATGACCATTGAGCGCTTTGAACTCGGCTTGGATTACTACCGCCACTTCCCTGACGAAGTCAACGCGGTGACGCGCCAGAGCGTGCTGGAGGCGGCCCAGCGCTACCTGCAGCCCGAGCACATGGCGATTGCCGTGGCCGGGCCGGCGCGCCCTGAGGCGCTTTGAGCTTACGTACTGGCGTAGACCTGTTTGAGGTGCGCCGCCTGCGTGAGGCGGTGGAGCGCCATGGGGAGCGTTTTCTGCGGCGCATTTATACGCCGCGCGAACTGGAACAAATGAATGGCAACTTTGCTTCCCTGGCGGCCCGTTTTGCCGCCAAGGAAGCCGTAGCCAAGGCCTTGGGCACCGGCATCGGCGATCTGAGCTGGCTTGAGGTCGAGATCCTGCGTGGCGAGCGCAAGGAGCCGGTTTTGCAGCTGCACGGCGCGGCCCAACGCCTGGCGGATGGCCTGGCCATCACCAGTTGGTCGATCAGTATCAGCCACACCCGCGAGCACGTCATCGCCTTTGTCGTAGCCGTCTAGGTTACGCGCCTTTGGCTATATTCCCCGGCTTATAATTCCTCCTGGCATTCAACCTGATGCCAAGGAGCAGATATGGGAAAGATTTTCCGCACGATTGGGCTTGGGCTCTTGGCCTTGGTCCTGATTTTGATTGTGGCCGTGGCGATTTGGCTGCCCGGCCAGCTAAAGGCTTCATTTCCTCAGATTGACGGTGAAATTCAAGTGGCTGGCCTGCAAGGCCAGGTGGATGTGTACCGTGATAGCAACGGGATCCCGCACATCTATGCCAGCAACGAGCACGATTTGTTCTTTGCTCAGGGCTACGTACACGCCCAGGATCGCTTCTGGCAGATGGATTTCCAACGCCACACCAGCACTGGGCGTCTGTCTGAGCTGTTGGGCAGCAATACTGTAGACATCGACAAGTTCCTGCGCACAATGGGCTGGGAGCGCGTGGCCCGCGCCGAACTGGCCTTGCTGGATGACACCAGCCGCGCCATGCTGGAAGCTTACTCTGCCGGCGTGAACGCGTATCTGGCGGAGCACACCGGTACGCAGCTCAGCGCCGAGTACCTGTTCTTGAAAGCGATCAACAGTGACTACACCCCCACGCCCTGGGAACCACTGCACACGGTGAGTTGGGCCAAGGCGATGGCCTGGGATCTGCGCGACAACATGGATATCGAGATCGAGCGTGCCATCCTGCTCAAAACCTTCAGCCCGGAGCAAATTGCCGAGCTGTACCCTGCCTACCCGGCCGACAAGCCGGTGATCGTGCCTGATTTTGCACCGGCCACTGCCGCCGCCCCGGCGGCCGCGCAGGCCAGCGCACCCAGCGATGCGCTGGCAGCGCTGATGCTGGGGCTGGATGGCCAGATCGCCGCGCTCGACGATCTGCTCAAGAGTGACCCGAATGCAGACCTGGGCTCGAACAGTTGGGTCGTCTCCGGTGAGCGTAGCGCCAGCGGCTTGCCGCTGTTCTCGAATGACCCGCACCTGGGGGCCAGCGTACCTTCCATCTGGTACCAGATGGGCTTGCACTGCCAGCCCACCGGGCCGGATTGCAACTACAACGCCGCCGGGGTGTCCTTCGTCGGTGCGCCGGGCATTGTGCTCGGCCACAACGATCGCATTGCCTGGGGCTTCACCAACGTGGGCCCGGATGTAATGGATCTGTATGTCATCAAGGTCAACCCCGATAACCCCAACCAGTATGAAATGAACGGGGAATGGGTGGACATGGAAGTGGTCACCGAAGAGATCGTAGTGGCCGGCAGCGAAACCATCGCCCTGCCGGTGCGCATCACTCAATTCGGGCCGATCGTTTCTGACACCTATGGCAGCCTGAGCGACTTTGACGAAACCTCGGGGCTGGATCTGCCCGAAAGCTATGCACTGGCGCTGCGCTGGACGGCACTGGAGCCAGGCACCACCTTGCAGTCGTTGTTCCATCTCAACCGCGCCCAGAACTTCGCAGAGTTCCGCGAAGCGGCCAGCCAGTTTGTCGTGCCTGCGCAGAACCTGCTCTACGCCGATGTGGATGGCAACATCGGTTACCAGATGCCCGGCTACATTCCCATTCGTAGCGCCGGAGATGGCCTCTACCCCGCCCCCGGCTGGACGGATGAATATGCCTGGCAGGGCTACATTCCCTTTGAGGAATTGCCGTATGCCTACAACCCGCCTTCGGGCTACATCGTCACCGCCAACAATGCGGTGGTGGGCGATGACTACCCCTACCGCATCAGCGATGTGTGGGATTACGGCTACCGCGCCCAGCGCATTGTGGACATGATCGAAGCGGCCCCCGGGCCGATCGACATCGCTTACTACCAGCAGATGCTGGGCGACAACCTGAACCTGGGTGCGCAGCCGGTGGTGGATGCGTTGGTGGCGCTGGATTATGGGGATGCACGCCTGAACAGTCTGCGTGATGGGCTCGCCGCCTGGGATGGGGCGCATGACAAAGAGTCTCGCGGGGCGGCGTTGTTTGCCCCGGTGTGGAAGCACCTGCTGGCTGAGACCTTCAACGATGATCTGCCCGAGATCGCCTGGCCGAATGCCGGCGGTGGTAGCGGCTGGTACGTAGTGATTGAGAACCTACTGGCGCAGCCGGAAAGCCACTGGTGGGATGATGCCCGCACGCCGGAAACGGAAACCCGCGATGACATCCTGAAGCGTGCCTTTGCAGCCGGTGTGGCTGAAGTGGAAGCCACGCTGGGCAAGGATGAGAGCCAGTGGGCCTGGGGTAACCTGCACACCATCACCTATGAGCATGATGTGATGAGCAACTTCCCCCTGATCGACAAGCTGTTCAACCCGGGGCCGTATCACACCTCGGGCGGCAACTCCATCGTCAACGCTACGGGCTGGGGCGGCAATGAAGACTACGCCATCACCACCCTGCCTTCCAAGCGCACCATCTTCGATCTGAGCAATTGGCAGAACGCGTTGCAGATCACCACGGTGGGCCAATCGGGCCATGCCACCAACCCGCACTACAAGGACCTGGCGCCGCTATGGGCGGATATTCAGTTCATTCCGTTGCACTGGGATCTGGCTGCCATTCAGGCAGACGCCGAAGGCCACTTGATCTTGCAGCCGTAACTGGCACACACTACACAATAAAAAGCTGCGGCACATTGTGCCGCAGCTTTTTTGTTTACTGCGTTGGGCGTGATTTGCGCGCCAACTGGGTAAGCGGCGCTTGCAATTTGCGGTTCATCACGGCCAGCACGGTCAGCGAGATCAGCGTGATCGCCGCCAGGGCAAAGCCGCCCAGCTCCTCGCGCCCGGTGATGAAATGTGGGGCAAAGCTTTGCAATACCACCACTCCGTTCCATAGCCCATGCAGCAGGATGGTGAAACCGTAAACCAGAAAGACGCCCAGATAGCGCCCCTCGTTCTTGGCGCGCACCAAAGCCCAGCCCATCAGGCCCGCGGTGGCGATATGGAAGGCGGTGGCGCCAAAACGCAGGCTGGCGGTGAGTGCCCAGCTGGCGCTGGCATTGGCGGAAAACAAATTTTCCAGCAGGGCAAAGCCGGCCCCGCCCAGCAACCCGATCGCAAACCCTTGTGCGTTGGATAAGGGGCGACGCCAGACCAGCAGCCACACTGCGATAGGTTTAAGCAATTCCTCGATCAACGGAGTAAATAGTGCCAGTTGCGCCAAGGCGAGCCCTAAGATCACTGGGTCGTGCACAAAATCGGCAACCAGTTGCAGCATTTCCTCGGCATCTTGCATGCGCGGCAGCGCACTCTCTATGTAGGGCAACTGGGCTGCCAGCGCGGGCTGCGTGAACAGATAGATCCCGCCCAGGATCAGCAAAAAGAAGCCGACCAGCAGCTCCAGCAGGCCGGCGAGCAGCGGCGCTGCCGTCAGGCCGCTGGCCAGCGCGCCCCAGGTGAGGCGCGGGCCGCCCAGGCGCAAGCCGTGTAGCCCCAGCCACACCAGGCCGAGCACGGAAAGGGAAGCGGCCAGCACGTGCACGGGCGGCAGCAGGATCTCGAGCCCTTGGCCAAGCGCCGCCGCGCCGCCCAGGATCACCAGCGGTAGCAGCAGGAAAGCCAGCGCGGCCAGATTGCACTTGATGGCGGGTGGCGGCGCGAGAGGGCGGTTCATCAGTTGGGCCAGGCTGTATGCGGCGGAGGGTAGGAGCAGCAGCCCGGCCCACAGGGCCGCCGCGGCGGCCAGAAGAATGGAGACCGAGAAAGGCTCTGCGAATAGCAAGGGCTGCAGTACGGCATAGGCCAGCCCGCTGAAGGCCATGCTCAAAAAGCCCATCAGCCCCAGGCTACTGCCGGTAAATTGCAAGAGCGTCACCCAAGACGGTTTGGTAGTGGGTTTGGCCGGGCGAGCGACACGGCGCGCGCTCACTGTTCCTCGATCTGCACGCGTAGGATGCGATCGCCGGGTGGCAGGCCCAGCCCTTGCGAGGGATCGCGCGGTGCCAGCGCGTCGACGATGGGCATGCCCTGTAGCACCCGCCCGAAGATCGTGTAGCCTCCGTTGAGATGCTCGGCGGGGGCATAAGTGATGAAGAATTGGCTGCCGTTGGAGGTTGGCCCGGCATTGGCCATCGCCAGCAGCCCGGCACGGTCAAAACTCAGCGTGGGCGCGGTTTCGATGCCGAAGGCGTAGCCGGGGCCGCCGTAGCCGGTGCCACTCGGATCGCCTGCCTGCGCTACGAAACCAGGCAGCACGCGGTGGAAAGTGGTGTCGTCAAACCAGCCTTGGCGCGCCAGGAAGACAAAGCTGTTGACCGCGTTGGGCGCCACTTCGGGCAGCAACTCCACAACAATGTCGCCGTGCTCGGTGGTGATCGTGGCGCGGTAACTTACGCCGGGTTCCAGTTGCATTGCCGGGCAGCGGTTGAATTGGCGCAGCGCCAGCAAATTGAGCTGGATGATCACATCCAGGCTGTCGATATCGATCGGGCCACCATGCGGGCCGGCATCGGTCACCAGGAAGGGCGGCGTGCCGAGTTGCTCGGCCTGGCCCTGTTCCCAAGCGGCTTGAGCGCGTGCCAACGCGCTGGGGTCTTCGAGTGCGCTGGTAAAGGCCGGCACGTCCAGTACTAACGTATGGGCCTGCTCGGTGAGCCAGGCAACAAATGCCTCGCGGCTGAGGCCAGCCCAGGTGTCTTGCTGGGCGAAGAGCAGATCGTGCATTTCCCAGAAGGCGCCTTGTGCCCCGGCGGCTTCGGCGGCGCTGAGCGCCAGATCGGCCTTATCGTTGAGCGGCTGCTCGGCGCTGCCCAACAGTGGATAGGGGCGAAAGATCACGCGCAGTTGTTCAGGGTAGCGCGCTTGCAGCGCGGCCAAGGTTTGGGCAAAGGCCGCGCAGGTGGGGCATTGAAAATCACTATACACCAGCAGGGTGATCGGCGCATCGGCGGGGCCACGCGCCCAATCGGCCGCGCTCAAGGGCGCATAGGGCATGCGCTCAAAATACTTGCGGTTCTGGCCAGCGCTCACCGAGGTGCACTGCATGTCTGGGTAGGCGCTTGGCGTAGTGGAGCTGGGGCTGAGCACCGGCGCGGTGGCCAGCGCAGCCGCAGATGGGCTGGCTGGGGCGCAACTGGCCAGCAACCAGCTAAACAGAATGGCAAGTAGAGCAAAGGAGCGCATGCTGGCGATTCTACCAGCGCGCTATGGCGCCTGGCTGAGCTGTGCCTGCAGCTGCGCAAACGACGTCAGGCTTTGCATCGTGTGCACGAACGCCAACAGGCTGGGGCTGGCGGCGCGCAACTGGCGCACCGCCGCGCCTACCGGATCCTCACCGGCGGGGCCAGTCGGCGTATCGGCGTAGCTGCCATAGAAGGCGAAATAAGCCTGATTGAGCTTGCGAAGCGGATAGCCGTTCTCCCAGAAGATCAGGCGGCGCGCCTCCATGTAGTTTTCGGCCGCGGCCACCTGGCCGGCCGCCAGCAGCGCATCCACGCGTAGCCGGGTGGTGTGCATTTCCTGGCGGAAATCGAAGCGGGGTGGCTCCATCGTGGCGGCGCGGGCTGGGCGCGGCGAGGGCGCCGGCGCGCTGGAGGGGGCGTATTCGGGGTAGTAGCGTGCGATCAGCAGGGCGCCAATTTCCTTGCCAAACAGGTTGGCGGTCGTCTCGTTCATCGTGGTCAACTCAGGGGCTTGGGCATACTGCCAGCCAAGCGGGTGCCAAGCCAGGTAGTTGTGCAACCACTCGTGCGCCACCACTTCGCACAGCCAGTTCAGTGCACTGGTTTGCGCCACCATCGTGGGATAGGTGCCGATGCCGCCTACCGGCACTACCAGGGTGGCGACATCCAGTGTTGCCGCCACCTGCTCCTCGAGCGCGATCTGCTGCTCCAGGCTGAGCTCGGTTTCGAGGGAGATGTTAGCCTCTTGGCGGATGGCGTCACGCGGCGAAACGATCAGCGCCCAGGGCAGTGGCGTGCTGTGATACAGCATCGGCGGGATGGGCTGGCCGCCCAGGGCAAAGCCCTGCTCAGCCAAAATGGTGCTCATCTGGACCTGCAAGATGCTCTCAGCCAGTGGCGCTTCGGCGCGCCGTTGCGCATTCAGTTGCTCCAGTTGGGCGTTGGTAGCTTCGATCTGGCCCGCTACGCGCGCCGGCTGCGGATCGGCGTGTAGTGCGCTGAGCTGGGCTTCCTGGAGCTGGATCTGCGCCACCAGCGCCATGAACTGGCGCACTCGTTGACTTTGTTCTTCGGTGGGCAGGTAACGCGGCAGGCCGAGGGTGGCCGCCTGCAGCTTTTCGGCGGCCGTGCGCAGGGTCCAGCGCACATAATCGAACTCAAGCGGGCGCGTGAAGGCGCGCACCTGCTCTTGCGTGTCGTGCAACGGCAGGCTAGCGCGGCTGAGCGCAGGGGCGCAGGCGGCCAAGAGCAACAGCGAGAGCAGGCGGCGCATGCCCCGATGATACTGCCTGCAGCGCGGTGCGGCGGCCGGGGAAAGCCCCAATGCTATAATCGCTCACCATGAATTTTCTGATCACCGGTGCCGCCGGTTTTCTAGGCTCGGCATTGGCCAACCAACTGGCCCGCGAGGGGCACCTGGTGCGTGGCATCGATAACCTTTCCAGCGGTGAGCCGCAGGTGCTATTCGATGATGTGCACTTCACGCGTGGCGATGTAAACGACCGCCCCAAACTATGGACTCTGCTGCAGGATATTGACTGCGTCTACCATCTGGCGGCGCGTGTGCTGGTGGCTGAGTCGTTGCTCTACCCGCGCGAGTACACCGATGCCAACGTGGGCGGCACGGTGAGCTTGATGGAAGCGATGCGCGATGTGGGCGTGCGCCGGGTAGTGTTTGCTTCGTCTGGTGCGGTGTATGGGGACCAGCAGAGCCAGCCGCTGCAGGAGGACGCCTCGCCCTTTCCGCATTCACCGTATGCCGTCTCCAAGCTGGCTGCCGAATACTACGTGCGCACCATCGGCGCGCTGTGGGGCATTGAAACGGTGTGCCTGCGCATTTTCAACGCCTATGGCCCCGGGCAGCACCTGCCCCCTTCGCATCCCCCGGTGGTGGCCAATTGGCTGCGCCAGGCGGTGCGCGGCGGTTCGCTGGTGGTGCATGGCGACGGTAGCCAGACGCGCGATTTCATCCACGTCAGCGATGTGGTGCGCGCCCTGGTGGCGGCTGCCACTGCGCCGGGGATTGACCAGCGCGTGATCAATGTGGGCAGTGGGCAGGAAACCCGCATGCAGGATCTGGCGGAGATGATCTTGGAGATCACCGGGCGGCGTGGCGAGATCCTCTACACGCCGCACAATGATCGCGGCGTTTCGCGTATGTGCGCCGATACGCAGTTGGCCGCCAAGCTGTTGGGCTTCACGGCGCGCATGCCGCTGGAAAAAGGCCTCAAGCAGACCCTAAAAGAAGACGCTCGGTTTAAGAGCGTCTAGTCTTTTGCTATTCAGTTACGCTTACTTTGAACCCTAGTCCACCTTGAAGCGCTGGATGATCTCCTGATATTGTGCCAAGCGCTCCGGCGAAGGATCCTTACCACCGAAGGTGAGGAAAACTTTGAAGACGGCATGACCTTGGCGGTCAAAGAATTGGAAGCTCAGCGCATCTTTACCGTCGGTGTGGCTGGGCTTCACCACCGCAAAGATCGACCCGAGGCTGCTGGCACGGATGTGCATATCCAGCGGGTCATTCTGCACATTGAAGAACCCCTGGGTGTTGCTGAATTTGCCGAAGGTGCCTACGCTTTCCAGCGTGACGCCAGTATTGGAGACGGCCACATGCACGTCACCCAGTGTTTCAAATGAGCGGATGATCGGCTCCCATTGATC
The DNA window shown above is from Anaerolineales bacterium and carries:
- a CDS encoding insulinase family protein; translation: MQLTQHTLPNGLKVLLKEIHTAPLVSHWLWVRVGSRDERPGLSGVSHWVEHMQFKGTAMFPAGELDKTISRDGGFWNAMTYIDWTAYFETMPSDKIDLALRLEADRFVNSQFDPKEVDSERTVIMSERQGNENSPMFLLDEDVQQAAFDLHPYKHEVIGYMADLKTITRDDLFNHYKHFYVPSNAVLAVAGDFDTARMLARIEELYAAVPAGPAPQRVAAEEPAPQQERRVVTQGPGETVFVKAAYRSLRATDPDFFALSVADSLLAGPSNLNLFSGGISNKTSRLYQRLVEKDLAVGVSGGLQATIDPYLYDITITVHPTSSAEAAVAALDDEIKRLQDHAPKPEELQRAVKQAKALFAYGSESITNQAFWMGFAEVFDTYAWFESYLERLAAVTPADVQRAAQRYLRPERRVVGVYQPDGSPEAE
- a CDS encoding insulinase family protein — its product is MHASAIPGADDITRVVLANGIVVLARENPNSKAVTVRGSVLAGGLLDPDDKLGLADFTASMLMRGTAQRDFQTIYDSLESIGASFGFNSGTHTTGFGGRSLAEDFGLLLQLGREALLSPVFPEGHVEKVRAQLLTGLSLRAQDTRDMASLMFDEMVYAGHPYARADEGHPETVAAISQADLVNFHRQNFGPRGMLIVVVGGISAGQAVEQVRAAFEDWQNPQQPAPVQLPAWQPLAGRSYRRLEIAGKSQSDLIIGTAGPLRKDADYMAASLGNNILGRFGMMGRVGDSVREKAGLAYYAYSSLGGGLGPDPWLVAAGVNPANEEQATQLIFQELERFTSELVSEEELSDSQSNYIGSMPLSLESNSGVADALMTIERFELGLDYYRHFPDEVNAVTRQSVLEAAQRYLQPEHMAIAVAGPARPEAL
- the acpS gene encoding holo-ACP synthase, coding for MSLRTGVDLFEVRRLREAVERHGERFLRRIYTPRELEQMNGNFASLAARFAAKEAVAKALGTGIGDLSWLEVEILRGERKEPVLQLHGAAQRLADGLAITSWSISISHTREHVIAFVVAV
- a CDS encoding penicillin acylase family protein; the encoded protein is MGKIFRTIGLGLLALVLILIVAVAIWLPGQLKASFPQIDGEIQVAGLQGQVDVYRDSNGIPHIYASNEHDLFFAQGYVHAQDRFWQMDFQRHTSTGRLSELLGSNTVDIDKFLRTMGWERVARAELALLDDTSRAMLEAYSAGVNAYLAEHTGTQLSAEYLFLKAINSDYTPTPWEPLHTVSWAKAMAWDLRDNMDIEIERAILLKTFSPEQIAELYPAYPADKPVIVPDFAPATAAAPAAAQASAPSDALAALMLGLDGQIAALDDLLKSDPNADLGSNSWVVSGERSASGLPLFSNDPHLGASVPSIWYQMGLHCQPTGPDCNYNAAGVSFVGAPGIVLGHNDRIAWGFTNVGPDVMDLYVIKVNPDNPNQYEMNGEWVDMEVVTEEIVVAGSETIALPVRITQFGPIVSDTYGSLSDFDETSGLDLPESYALALRWTALEPGTTLQSLFHLNRAQNFAEFREAASQFVVPAQNLLYADVDGNIGYQMPGYIPIRSAGDGLYPAPGWTDEYAWQGYIPFEELPYAYNPPSGYIVTANNAVVGDDYPYRISDVWDYGYRAQRIVDMIEAAPGPIDIAYYQQMLGDNLNLGAQPVVDALVALDYGDARLNSLRDGLAAWDGAHDKESRGAALFAPVWKHLLAETFNDDLPEIAWPNAGGGSGWYVVIENLLAQPESHWWDDARTPETETRDDILKRAFAAGVAEVEATLGKDESQWAWGNLHTITYEHDVMSNFPLIDKLFNPGPYHTSGGNSIVNATGWGGNEDYAITTLPSKRTIFDLSNWQNALQITTVGQSGHATNPHYKDLAPLWADIQFIPLHWDLAAIQADAEGHLILQP
- a CDS encoding PrsW family intramembrane metalloprotease, with the translated sequence MSARRVARPAKPTTKPSWVTLLQFTGSSLGLMGFLSMAFSGLAYAVLQPLLFAEPFSVSILLAAAAALWAGLLLLPSAAYSLAQLMNRPLAPPPAIKCNLAALAFLLLPLVILGGAAALGQGLEILLPPVHVLAASLSVLGLVWLGLHGLRLGGPRLTWGALASGLTAAPLLAGLLELLVGFFLLILGGIYLFTQPALAAQLPYIESALPRMQDAEEMLQLVADFVHDPVILGLALAQLALFTPLIEELLKPIAVWLLVWRRPLSNAQGFAIGLLGGAGFALLENLFSANASASWALTASLRFGATAFHIATAGLMGWALVRAKNEGRYLGVFLVYGFTILLHGLWNGVVVLQSFAPHFITGREELGGFALAAITLISLTVLAVMNRKLQAPLTQLARKSRPTQ
- a CDS encoding peptidylprolyl isomerase — protein: MRSFALLAILFSWLLASCAPASPSAAALATAPVLSPSSTTPSAYPDMQCTSVSAGQNRKYFERMPYAPLSAADWARGPADAPITLLVYSDFQCPTCAAFAQTLAALQARYPEQLRVIFRPYPLLGSAEQPLNDKADLALSAAEAAGAQGAFWEMHDLLFAQQDTWAGLSREAFVAWLTEQAHTLVLDVPAFTSALEDPSALARAQAAWEQGQAEQLGTPPFLVTDAGPHGGPIDIDSLDVIIQLNLLALRQFNRCPAMQLEPGVSYRATITTEHGDIVVELLPEVAPNAVNSFVFLARQGWFDDTTFHRVLPGFVAQAGDPSGTGYGGPGYAFGIETAPTLSFDRAGLLAMANAGPTSNGSQFFITYAPAEHLNGGYTIFGRVLQGMPIVDALAPRDPSQGLGLPPGDRILRVQIEEQ
- a CDS encoding NAD-dependent epimerase/dehydratase family protein, translating into MNFLITGAAGFLGSALANQLAREGHLVRGIDNLSSGEPQVLFDDVHFTRGDVNDRPKLWTLLQDIDCVYHLAARVLVAESLLYPREYTDANVGGTVSLMEAMRDVGVRRVVFASSGAVYGDQQSQPLQEDASPFPHSPYAVSKLAAEYYVRTIGALWGIETVCLRIFNAYGPGQHLPPSHPPVVANWLRQAVRGGSLVVHGDGSQTRDFIHVSDVVRALVAAATAPGIDQRVINVGSGQETRMQDLAEMILEITGRRGEILYTPHNDRGVSRMCADTQLAAKLLGFTARMPLEKGLKQTLKEDARFKSV